GGCGACGCCGTGGTGAACGCGAAGGCCGTGCACGACCTCCTGGCGGGCGCGAAGGGCCCGGTGCGCGACGCTGTGCTGCTGAACGCGGCCGGTGCGATGGTCGCCTACGAAGGCCCGGGAGAGGACATCAGCGCGCAGCTCGGGGCCGCGCTGGGCCGGGTCGGCGAGGCGATCGACTCGGGAGCGGCCGCGGAGCTGTTGAGCCGCTGGGCGAGGACGTCGACCGCGCTGCGCTGACCACTGCCCGGCGGCGGTCAGCGCCGGGCGTCACTCCTCTTCCAGCCCGATGGAGAAGGCCGCTTCCGCGTCCTTCCGGGAGTAGGAGCGGAAGGCGATGTGGGTGTCGGTGTCCAGGACGCCCGCCACCTTGTTGATCCGGCCCGGCACGATGTCGGCCAGGTCCTCGTGGCGGCGGACGCGCAGCATCGCGATCAGGTCGACGTCACCCGCGCAGGAGTAGACCTCGTCGACGCCGTCCAGGTCGGCGATCTCCTGGGCCGCCTCGGCGAGCCGGTCGGCGGCGGTCTGGATCAGCACGATCGCGGTGATCACGGGAATTACCTCCTGCAGCTGGATGCGGAACCGATGCTAGACGATCGATTCCTTCTGGCCCGCCGGTGCGGCGCCTTCAGCAGTGACAGTACGAGTTGTCGCATGCGCCGCAGGCGCATAACCCACCCACGGCACTTGCACCGCCGCGGGTTCTCAGACGTCGCCTGGCAAGGACAGCCCGTTCGCCGTGTATCGGACATACATCAGAACGGGCTCCCGCAGACCAGGCGGCGTCTGAGGTTCCGCCACCCGCACCGCTACGCAAAACGAGCTTGGAATTCGATCTGCTAGACCGAATCAGGCCCCCGAATCCCTTTGGGACTCGGGGGCCTGATCGCTAGTTCTTCGTCAGTGGTGGCCCTGGCCGGTGTGGTACTCGAACACCAGACCGGCGACCATGATCAGCAGGAAGCCGACCGCCAGGACGATCATCCACACGTGGAAGAACGCCAGGGCGACGCCGGCGAAGGCAGCAGCGCCCGCCACGCCGACCGGCCAGTAGCTGCCCGGGCTGAAGAAGCCCAGTTCGCCGGCACCATCGCTGATCTCCGCGTCCGGGTTGTCCTCCGGCCGGTCCTCGATCCGGCGGGCCACGAACGAGAAGTAGCTGCCGATGATCAGGGAGAGGCCGCCGACCAGGACCAGCGCCACGGTGCCCACCGGCTCCTTGGCCCAGAGCCCGTACACGATCGCGGACAGGAAGAAGAAGATGGTGATGATGTTGAAGATCCGGGATTCGATCTTCATGGAGTCCTCGCTCTCACGCCGTACGCCCTGTCGAGGGCACCACTACTTGGTCCCGACCAGCTGACCGGAAGGTGCTCCGCCGGTGCGTTCGGTGTTGAACGGAACGCCGGTCACCGCGAACGGCTCGCACAGCTCGCCGCAGTCCTGCCGCTCCTTGCCGAGCTGGGTCAGCGCCTCCGCCGCCGTGTACGGCTGGGTGGTCGCCGGGTTGACCTGCGTGCGCAGCTCCATGTACCGGTCGAACTTGTCCGGGGACAGCGCCCTGACCTCGAAGTTCATCATCGCGTGGTAGGTGCCGCACAGCTCGGCGCAGCGGCCGACGAACGAACCTTCCCGGTCGATGGTGTTCTGGAAGACGTTGTCCTGGTTGTTCTTGTTCGGGTGCGGGAAGGTGTCCCGCTTGAAGTGGAACTCCGGAACGAAGAACGAGTGGATGACGTCGGTGGCGCTCAGCGTGTACTCGATGCGCTCGTCGGTCGGCAGGACCAGCAGCGGGATCTCGCTGCTGCTGCCCACGGTGCGCACCGGCTGCCCGTCCGGCGTCTTGTACTCGGGGTAGTTGAACTCCCAGTTCCACTGGAACGCGACCACGTTGACCTTCTGGTCCGGGTTCGCGGGCTTGGCCAGCACGTAGTTCTGGGTGGTCGCCGTGAAGTAGAACAGCACGACGACCAGCACGAACGGGATGGCCGTGTAGATCAGCTCGAGCGGCAGATTGTACTGGAACTGCCGGGGCAGCTCCTCGTCACCCTTCTTCTTGCGGTGGAAGGCGACCGACCAGAAGATCAGTGCCCAGACCAACACGCCTACCGCGAGTGCCGCGATGACCGACCAAGTCCACAGGGTTCGCATCGAATCGGCCTGCGGGGTGACACCCTCCGGCCATCCGAACCGCAGGACCTCATCGGTCGTGCAACCCGTGGCCGCGACACCAACCAGGCCGATCAGCCCAGCGACTTTGACCAGCCGTGGCACTCGGGTCCCCTCCTTCAGGCCCACTGCGCGACGCCTCCTCGTGCAAAACTCACCGGTGCGGCCGGGTGATCCGAGCCCGGCCGCGAAGCCGGACCGCCGGATCTGCCGCCGGAATCCTGCGCAGACTCTAGCCCAGGTGTAGCCGCGATACTGCTCCGGGGGCGTCGATCGACTTGGAACTTGTCCGACGAACTCGTTTTGCGTGGCGGTGCGGGTAGCGGAACCTCAGCGCCCGCCCGGACTGCGGGTGCCCGGCTTTATGTATGCCAGCTCGAACAGCTGCTCCCCCGCGCGTGCAACGCGCGTGCGGGCGGACGGCATACTGGGGCGAGCCTTCGGGGGGAGGCTCCAGAGAGACGACATCGCCGACTCGAAGAGGTGCTCCAGACGCGTGTGCGGCCTGCTTGGACTGATCTGTCCCACGGAAGAGAACGCCGGATTCGCGGTTAACGCGGTGGCCAACGCGCTGCCGTGCCAGCGACACCGAGGACCGGACGAAAGCGACACCTGGCAGGGCGGTGAGGTCGTCTTCGGCTTCAACCGACTGTCGATCATCGACCTGGAGCACTCTCACCAGCCGTTGACCTGGGGACCGCCGGAGACGCCGCGGCGGTACACCATCAACTTCAACGGTGAGATCTACAACTACCTGGAGCTGCGGGCCGAGCTGATCGAGCGCTTCGGTGCCCGGTTCAGCACCGACGGCGACACCGAGGTGATCGTCGCCGCCTACCACTACCTCGGCACGTCCATGGTCGGCCGGTTGCGCGGCATGTTCGCGTTCCTGATCTGGGACAACGAGCGCAAGGTGGTCTTCGGCGCGCGCGACCCGTTCGGCATCAAGCCGCTGTTCTACGCGGCCGGCCCGGGCGGCACCGCCTTCTCCAGCGAGAAGAAGAGCCTGCTGAGCCTGGCCAGCACGCTGCGCATCGCCGAGGAGCTCGACCACAAGGCGATGCAGCACTACCTGCAGCTGCAGTACGTGCCGGAGCCGGAGACGCTGCACCGGCAGATCCGCCGCATCGAGTCGGGCACCTCGTTCACCGTGTCGCCCGGCGGCCAGCTGGTCACCGAGCGGTACTTCCAGCCGAACTTCCACTCCCGGCCGGTCAACACCGACGCCGACGCGCGGCGGCTGCACAACGAGATCGTCGACGTGATGCGCGACTCGGTGGCCAAGCACATGCGCGCCGACGTCACGGTCGGGGCGTTCCTGTCCGGCGGCATCGACTCCACCGCGATCGCGGCGCTGGCCAAGGAGCACAACCCGAACCTGATCACCTTCACCACCGGTTTCGAGCGGCAGGGCTACTCGGAGGTGGACGTGGCCGCCGAGTCGGCCGCGGCGATCGGGGTCAAGCACGTGGTCCGCACCGTCTCCGCCGAGGAGATGATGGAGGCGCTGCCGCTGATCGTCTGGTACCTGGACGACCCGGTGGCCGACCCGGCGCTGGTGCCGCTGTGGTTCATCGCCCGCGAGGCGCGCCAGCACGTCAAGGTGGTGCTCTCCGGTGAGGGCGCCGACGAGCTGTTCGGCGGCTACACGATCTACCGCGAGCCGCTGTCGCTGGCGCCGTTCGAGAAGGTGCCGGGCGCGCTGCGCAAGGCGATGGGCCGGGTCTCCACCGCAATCCCGGAGGGCGTGCGCGGCAAGGACCTGCTGCGCCGCGGCGCGCTGAGCCTGGAGGACCGCTACTACGGCAACGCGCGGATCTTCCGGGACGACCAGCTGCGCAACGTGATGCGCAGCTTCGACCCGGGCGTGTCGCACCGCGACGTCACCTCGGGCCCGTACCGGCAGTCGGCGAACTGGGACCCGGTGACCCGGATGCAGCACGTGGACCTGTTCACCTGGCTGCGCGGCGACATCCTGGTCAAGGCCGACAAGATGACCATGGCCAACTCGCTGGAGCTGCGGGTGCCGTTCCTGGACCCGGAGGTCTTCCGGGTCGCCAGCACGGTCCCGCTGGAGCAGAAGATCACCAAGGAGACCACCAAGTACGCGCTGCGCCAGGCGATGTACCAGGTGGTCCCGGCGCACGTGATCAACCGGCGCAAGCTGGGCTTCCCGGTGCCGATCAAGCACTGGCTGCGCGACGAGATGCACGACTGGGCGCGCAACATCATCCAGCAGTCGCAGACCGATCACCTGCTCAACCGCACCGCGGTGCTGCAGCTGCTGGAGGAGCACCGCTCCGGCGTGCTGGACCACAGCCGCCGCCTGTGGGCGCTGCTGGTGTTCATGCTCTGGCACGGCATCTTCATCGAAGGGCGCCTGTCCCCCGAGGTTCCGGAACCGCACTACCCGGTCCGCCTCTGAGGCTTCGCACCGCGGACGGCCCGTTCACCTCTCGCCAGGTGGGCGGGCCGTTCGCTTTCCCTGTCACACTTCGCCGCGCCGCTCCGTCCTCCCGGTGAACGACAGGAGGACATGATGCGGATTCTCGTCACCGGCGCGACCGGGACGTTGGGGCAGCAGGTGGTCCCGGCGCTGCTGGCAGCGGGGCACGACGTGGTGCGGATGAGCAGGCGCGCGGCGCCGGACGCGGGATGGCGCCAGGCGGACCTGGCCACCGGGGAGGGCCTCGACGGCGCGGTGCAGGACGTCGACGCGATCGCGCACCTGGCGTCGAGCCCGTACAAGGGCAAGTACACGCAGCAGACCGATGTGGACGGCACCCAGCGGCTCCGCGACGCGGCGCGGCGGGCCGGCGTCGGCCACCTGCTGTTCGCGTCCATCGTGGGCATCGACGACATCCCGTGGAAGTTCTTCAGGCAGAAGCTCGCGGGCGAGGAGCTGGTGCGCGACGGGGTGCCGTGGTCGATCGTGCGCGCCACGCAGTTCCACCCGGCGATCGACATGGTGCTCTCGGGCGCGGCCCGCCTCCCGCTGATGCCGGTCCCGTCCAAGGTCCCCGGCCAGCCGGTCGACCCCGCCGTGGTCGCGCGAGCCATCGCGGAGAACTTGGCGGCGGGCCCGTCGAAGCAGATCACCAACATCTGCGGCCCCGAGGTCCTGACCTTCAAGGAGCTCACCACGGCCTGGCTCGAAGCCCGGGGCCGCCGCAGGCCCCAGTTCCCCCTCCACGTCCCAGGAGCCCTGGGCAAGGCCTTCCGCGCCGGAGCCCTCACCCTCCCGGACCACCCCACCGAAGGCCCCACCTGGCAGGACTGGCTGAACCAGTGATCGCCCATTGGTGAAATTACGGCGGCTCATATCATCGATGGTATGATCTGGGGTACCGTAGAGCTGGAGTCGGAAGTTCGAGCCTGGTTGGAAGGACTGTCCGTTGCGCACTTCTCGACAGCCGCCTTCTACATCGACCTCCTCGCTGAACGGGGGCCGCTGCTCGACGAGCCGTACACCAAGCAGCTTCGCGGCAAGTTACGGGAGCTCCGATTCCATCTCGATGGCGACCCGGTCCGGATCACGTACTGGATCACCTCGGGACGGCGGATCGTGCTCCTCACCGCTTTTCGCAAAAAGCGGATGCGAGAAAGTCGCGAGGTCGAACGGGCGTGGCGGGCATTCCGCCGCTGCTTCAGCGAAGCGCACACCGTGGATGAGCACATTGGGGAGTGACGACAGTGGTCGAATCGGATTGGCAGTCGCTGCGTGATCGCCGTATGGCAGAACCGGGGGCCAGCGAGGCGTACGAAGCCACCCGGATCGCCTTCGAGCTGGGTCGGACCACCCGTGAACTTCGGGAGCAGCGGTCTTGGACGCAGGCCCAGCTCGCCGAAGCCGCTGGGATGTCGCAGCCAGCCGTGGCCCGCTTCGAGGCCGGAGGCACCGTTCCGACCATCCCGCTCCTCGAACGGCTGGCGCGGGCGCTTGGCGTTGAGCTGGTCGTGCGGTTCGACTCCCGGAGCTCGGCAGCGTGACGGTCGTGAGCGCGAAAGCCCTTTTGGGGGTGCTTTCGCACTCACGACCGGGGGGGTCAGCCGCAGTGCTCGAAGGGGCTCTCGTAGGCGTTGGAGCCGACCGAACCGCCCCACTTCACGCAGGTCGCGCCGGCCGCTTGGCGGACCGGGCCCGCGTAGTAGGTGAAGTCACCGGAGTCGGTCACCCGCGGCTTGCCCTGGACCTCCAGGAAGGCCGCCGTCGGGGATGCCTTGCCCAGCGACGTCGACTTGAGCGTCACCACGCAGTTGTTCGCGTTCGAGGCGTTGTAGAGCAGGTAGACGGTGCCCGCACCGTTGGCCAGCGCCTTGGAGTTGATCACGCTGTACCCGGACCCGCACACCTCGGTCGGCGAGTACGGGTTGCCACCGCAGTTGTTCTTGCTGGTGAACGAGGTCTTGTCGAAGTACGGCACGGCAACGCCGTTGAGCTTCGCCTTGACCACGGTGCCGTTCTGGATCTGCTCGTAGTGCAGGTGCGGGCCGGTCACTCCGCCGGTCGCGCCCGCGGCACCGATCTTCGCACCCAGGGAGACCTTCTGGCCCACCGAGACGTTCTGGGCGGACAGGTGGGCGTAGCGGGTGCGCCAGCCGCTGCCGTGGTCGAGCTCGATCCAGCGGCCGTAGCTGGTGCTGCCCTCGTTGGCGACCCGCGTGACGGTGCCCGCCGCCGAGGCGAGCACCGGCATGCCGGTGATGCCGGACTTCTGGAAGTCCACCGAGTTCGCCGGGTTGTGGCCGCTGAAGGTCGCGGCCGTCACCGTGACGCCGCATTCGAACGGGACCTGGAAGTTCGGCGCGGCGGACGCGGGTGCCTGCCCGAGCCCGACCACGCCGACCGCCGCGAGCGCGAGTGCCGCCACGCCCGTGCCTAATCGTCGCAACATGAACCACCTCCAGTTACAAGGGGATTCATGCGACCACGCCGCAATGGGCAAGAACAGACCTATTAGGCGGATTCTCCGTGAATCTTTCCCAGCCACACCGCGGTCGCGCCGGGCAGCACACCGTCCCAGCCGGTCGCGGCGTCGCTGCGGCAGAGCAGTTCGCCGGGCAATTCCAGCGCGACCGGCTCGGTGCCGAAATTGGTGGCGCACACGAAGTCCGGGCCGCGGCGGAACGCCAGCACGCCCTCGGGCGCGTCCACCCACTCCAGCTCACCGTCGCCGAGTGCGGGGATCGCACGCCGCAGCGCCAGCGCGTCGCGGTAGGTGCGCAGCACGGAACCTCCGCTGCTCTCCTGCTCGGCGACGGTCGCGGTCTTCCACTCCTCCGGCAGCGGCAGCCAGCTCTCCCCCGCGCTGAAGCCGAACGGCGGCGTGTCGCCGGACCACGGCATCGGCACCCGGCAGCCGTCGCGGCCCGGGTCGGTGCCACCGGAGCGCGTCCAGATCGGGTCCTGGCGCACGTCGTCGGGCAGGTCCAGCACCTCGGGCAGGCCGAGCTCCTCGCCCTGGTAGACGTACACCGAGCCGGGCAGCGCGAAGCTGAACAGCGCCGCGGCGCGGGCCCGCCGCGCGCCGAGGTCACCGTCCCCGTAGCGGGTCACCGGGCGCTGGACGTCGTGGTTGCCGAGCACCCAGGTGGTGGTCGCGCCGACTTCCGCCGTGGTGGCCAGCGATTCCACCACCACCCTCCGGAAGTCCGCGGCCGACCAGGGCGCTTCCAGCAGCGCGAAGTTGAACGCCTGGTGCAGCTCGTCGGGGCGCACGTACCGGGCCAGCCGTTCGCTGGTCGACGCCCACGCCTCGGCCACCCCGATGCGCTCGCCCCGGTAGGAGTCGAAGAGCTGCCGCCAGTCGCGGTAGATCTCGTGCACCTCGTCCTGGTCGAAGTACGGCAGTTCTCCGCGCCCCAGCAGGGAGATCTGCTCGTCCAGCCCGGTGTCGGGCAGCTCCGGGTGCTTGATCATGCCGTGCGCCACGTCGATGCGGAAGCCGTCCACCCCGCGGTCCAGCCAGAACGCCAGCACCTCGCGGAAGTCCGCGCGCACCTGCGGGTTCCGCCAGTTCAGGTCGGGCTGCCGCGGGTCGAACAGGTGCAGGTACCACTGGCCGTCGGCGACCCTGGTCCAGGCCGGGCCGCCGAAGACGGATTCCCAGTCGTTGGGCGGCAGTTCGCCGTGCTCGCCGCGGCCTTCGCGGAACAGGTACCGGTCGCGGGCCGGATCGCCCGGCGCGGCGGCCAGCGCTTCGGCGAACCACTCGTGCTGGTCGGAGGTGTGGTTGGGCACGACGTCGACGAGCACCCGCAGACCCAGCTCGTGGGCGCGGTCGAGCAGCGCGTCGAAGTCGGCGAGCGTGCCGAAGGTCGGGTCCACGTCGCGGTAGTCGGCCACGTCGTAGCCGCCGTCGGCCATCGGCGACGGGTAGAACGGGGTCAGCCACACGGCGTCCACGCCGAGGGACACCAGGTGCGGCAGCCGCTCCCGGATGCCGGCCAGGTCGCCGATCCCGTCGCCATCGCCGTCGGCGAAGCTGCGCACGTAGACCTGGTAAACGACGGCGTCACGCCACCAATTCGTCA
This portion of the Saccharopolyspora antimicrobica genome encodes:
- the ctaC gene encoding aa3-type cytochrome oxidase subunit II, with protein sequence MGLKEGTRVPRLVKVAGLIGLVGVAATGCTTDEVLRFGWPEGVTPQADSMRTLWTWSVIAALAVGVLVWALIFWSVAFHRKKKGDEELPRQFQYNLPLELIYTAIPFVLVVVLFYFTATTQNYVLAKPANPDQKVNVVAFQWNWEFNYPEYKTPDGQPVRTVGSSSEIPLLVLPTDERIEYTLSATDVIHSFFVPEFHFKRDTFPHPNKNNQDNVFQNTIDREGSFVGRCAELCGTYHAMMNFEVRALSPDKFDRYMELRTQVNPATTQPYTAAEALTQLGKERQDCGELCEPFAVTGVPFNTERTGGAPSGQLVGTK
- a CDS encoding type II toxin-antitoxin system RelE/ParE family toxin, with amino-acid sequence MIWGTVELESEVRAWLEGLSVAHFSTAAFYIDLLAERGPLLDEPYTKQLRGKLRELRFHLDGDPVRITYWITSGRRIVLLTAFRKKRMRESREVERAWRAFRRCFSEAHTVDEHIGE
- a CDS encoding glycoside hydrolase family 13 protein; amino-acid sequence: MTNWWRDAVVYQVYVRSFADGDGDGIGDLAGIRERLPHLVSLGVDAVWLTPFYPSPMADGGYDVADYRDVDPTFGTLADFDALLDRAHELGLRVLVDVVPNHTSDQHEWFAEALAAAPGDPARDRYLFREGRGEHGELPPNDWESVFGGPAWTRVADGQWYLHLFDPRQPDLNWRNPQVRADFREVLAFWLDRGVDGFRIDVAHGMIKHPELPDTGLDEQISLLGRGELPYFDQDEVHEIYRDWRQLFDSYRGERIGVAEAWASTSERLARYVRPDELHQAFNFALLEAPWSAADFRRVVVESLATTAEVGATTTWVLGNHDVQRPVTRYGDGDLGARRARAAALFSFALPGSVYVYQGEELGLPEVLDLPDDVRQDPIWTRSGGTDPGRDGCRVPMPWSGDTPPFGFSAGESWLPLPEEWKTATVAEQESSGGSVLRTYRDALALRRAIPALGDGELEWVDAPEGVLAFRRGPDFVCATNFGTEPVALELPGELLCRSDAATGWDGVLPGATAVWLGKIHGESA
- a CDS encoding Lrp/AsnC family transcriptional regulator, whose protein sequence is MITAIVLIQTAADRLAEAAQEIADLDGVDEVYSCAGDVDLIAMLRVRRHEDLADIVPGRINKVAGVLDTDTHIAFRSYSRKDAEAAFSIGLEEE
- a CDS encoding cytochrome c oxidase subunit 4 translates to MKIESRIFNIITIFFFLSAIVYGLWAKEPVGTVALVLVGGLSLIIGSYFSFVARRIEDRPEDNPDAEISDGAGELGFFSPGSYWPVGVAGAAAFAGVALAFFHVWMIVLAVGFLLIMVAGLVFEYHTGQGHH
- a CDS encoding SDR family oxidoreductase codes for the protein MMRILVTGATGTLGQQVVPALLAAGHDVVRMSRRAAPDAGWRQADLATGEGLDGAVQDVDAIAHLASSPYKGKYTQQTDVDGTQRLRDAARRAGVGHLLFASIVGIDDIPWKFFRQKLAGEELVRDGVPWSIVRATQFHPAIDMVLSGAARLPLMPVPSKVPGQPVDPAVVARAIAENLAAGPSKQITNICGPEVLTFKELTTAWLEARGRRRPQFPLHVPGALGKAFRAGALTLPDHPTEGPTWQDWLNQ
- a CDS encoding helix-turn-helix domain-containing protein → MTTVVESDWQSLRDRRMAEPGASEAYEATRIAFELGRTTRELREQRSWTQAQLAEAAGMSQPAVARFEAGGTVPTIPLLERLARALGVELVVRFDSRSSAA
- the asnB gene encoding asparagine synthase (glutamine-hydrolyzing), coding for MCGLLGLICPTEENAGFAVNAVANALPCQRHRGPDESDTWQGGEVVFGFNRLSIIDLEHSHQPLTWGPPETPRRYTINFNGEIYNYLELRAELIERFGARFSTDGDTEVIVAAYHYLGTSMVGRLRGMFAFLIWDNERKVVFGARDPFGIKPLFYAAGPGGTAFSSEKKSLLSLASTLRIAEELDHKAMQHYLQLQYVPEPETLHRQIRRIESGTSFTVSPGGQLVTERYFQPNFHSRPVNTDADARRLHNEIVDVMRDSVAKHMRADVTVGAFLSGGIDSTAIAALAKEHNPNLITFTTGFERQGYSEVDVAAESAAAIGVKHVVRTVSAEEMMEALPLIVWYLDDPVADPALVPLWFIAREARQHVKVVLSGEGADELFGGYTIYREPLSLAPFEKVPGALRKAMGRVSTAIPEGVRGKDLLRRGALSLEDRYYGNARIFRDDQLRNVMRSFDPGVSHRDVTSGPYRQSANWDPVTRMQHVDLFTWLRGDILVKADKMTMANSLELRVPFLDPEVFRVASTVPLEQKITKETTKYALRQAMYQVVPAHVINRRKLGFPVPIKHWLRDEMHDWARNIIQQSQTDHLLNRTAVLQLLEEHRSGVLDHSRRLWALLVFMLWHGIFIEGRLSPEVPEPHYPVRL
- a CDS encoding M23 family metallopeptidase, coding for MLRRLGTGVAALALAAVGVVGLGQAPASAAPNFQVPFECGVTVTAATFSGHNPANSVDFQKSGITGMPVLASAAGTVTRVANEGSTSYGRWIELDHGSGWRTRYAHLSAQNVSVGQKVSLGAKIGAAGATGGVTGPHLHYEQIQNGTVVKAKLNGVAVPYFDKTSFTSKNNCGGNPYSPTEVCGSGYSVINSKALANGAGTVYLLYNASNANNCVVTLKSTSLGKASPTAAFLEVQGKPRVTDSGDFTYYAGPVRQAAGATCVKWGGSVGSNAYESPFEHCG